In Aedes albopictus strain Foshan chromosome 3, AalbF5, whole genome shotgun sequence, the genomic window tgagtatcgcagcataatcgatcgcgttcactATTATCTCGCGTGAAATTTAAAACAATAGACGTATGGATATTTATTTTTTAGCATTGTGTTGTTTCTTGCTGTGCATGCGAGTGTCGAAAAATAGTGTCGCACGATCGTATCGTTTTTTTGCGGACGGATGCTCGAgtgaatgattgatgatcggtgagcttgttccttgtttttatttgaaaaacgCAGTAAATGTATCTAttagtttaaaatcatccttcataTATTGACTTATCAAGAACTGCACAGTTCGTCACTTCTAGTGTCGGccaatttttttaattaattttgttttattttaaataaattctcctGTATTTTTGAACAGTCCACcaccttacggtgctggccacactgatttgtTCCGTATttatgcgtcagtattttgcctaaatttgtgcggtccgtcactgttagtgtcggcacaatggtttgtttcaatatatcgatttcatggcaagtagcatattAGTTCACCAGTTTTCCaatttgcgaggtgacgcaaactatgtttcattccataaattttcattgaaaattttcatggtctcaccatttCTCCAAAATGTGAAGTGACAGATTTTTGTGTACCGTCACGTATCAAAGTAAATCCTTGATCTatgcaactatcaatccctccctactaacaaaagtccTTTCCATATGACAACTGTGGAgagtccagtagtacatacaacctttAGTAGCAGTAGCCGTTAGGACGTGGCCAACGCCGTTATTGACCAAATGAAGTTTGaactctcgaaacgtgtacattgaggatggtggcaaatcccaagccccaagcctattggttcttgtacaatttctgaaTCCAGCAGTGTTGTCATCTCCATTTTGATATACCACAcagttctctgtgcaatttcgctagctcaggtcaatcacggagtagcaactacgaagtgtacggtcaccaatgctcatgctcatgtgcaTGCATGTTCAAGCTACTAAAACCTTAGTATTTGTTAAAAAGCAACATACCACGAATGGTGAATGAAGAAAATCAGCGAACAATAAAAGAAAATTATATTTgtatttggaaattgttgatatttttcggtgattatAAACACACTGAAACACGATGTCGACGATACCCCTCGTAGTAGCAGAAGAGCGGTGAAACAACTGTCCGTTCCCGCACGGTCGGTGTAAATGATCCCTAATGTCATACCACAGACCTGATCGCTAATTTCTGTAGGTATGAGTAGTTTGAAATTGACATCGAACATTAGTCAGCATTATTGAACACAACTGAATTGACGGTGATATATCGTTGCTCTATAAAGTGAGTTTTGGGCAAATTGTTAGTTTAGCGTAATATTCAAATAATCAATAATTTATTCTGCAGTCTATTTTGTTGAATTCGAGTTTTGGCAGATCTTAAGTTGCTTGTTGTGGGGAAAAGTTGTACGTAGAGGCTAAAATAAGGTATCTATACTTACCAGCAATGTCCGCATAACCTGAAATAGAAAGATAATTAGAAGTTACTTACCTTGCATATTAAATGTAGATCTGGCCAGTTGATCGGACAATCTAACTGAAATCCGGTGATTTGAGATCCTGTGAAATTTAGAAGAACACTGACAATGTAAGACACATTTGAGTACTACTTACCTTGTATTGCAATTAATTTTCCTACAATAAATTCTAGCTTAGTAGCTGCTGAGTCAGGCATCCTACAAGACGGTGTTTTAATCAACTTACGGGAACATCCTACTAAGATTGTCATCCTAAGTTGGATGATAGATCGATGCCCGTCGGAGGATCGAACATCGGAGTTCCAGTAGCCTGGAGATAGAAGAACCACGTAGAACCGTGTTCACCATCGCAGATACCTTCATCGTAGCACATCAACCGCAGTGGGCCATACCAACGACGGCCATACCACTAACCGAATGTGACCTCGGAACGGAGAAACAGCTAAGTGCAGTAAATCTAGTGTGTATTTTCCATTCCCTGATACCGGCCACCTATCCGGTCGTGAATCACTCTCTTAGTAGATAAGGCACTCGTAGTAAGAGTTAGAGTAAGATTCAGTGGCGCGATGTCGGTTAAAAATGTCAATGTTTCGGCCGCGGGCGGTGAAAAGCAATGTAAGAAGTGCGATCGTGGTGATATTGATGATAATATGGTGTGTTGCGACGTTTGTGAAGCATGGGTGCATTTCCAGTGTGCTGGTGTCACCGATTCCATCGGGGACCCCGATAGAAGTTGGAAATGTAGTGCTTGTCTGGCCGACTGGAATGGTTCCTCGAAGTCTGAGGTATCATTCAACGAATCGTCGGTTAGCAAGAGTAGTCGTGTATCGCAGAGATTGCAGCTAAGCCTGCAACTTCTGGACGAACAACACAAGCTGAAGAAAAAACGCGCGGAAGAAGAGCTGAAGATCCGTAGACTGGAAGAAGCGGCTAAGCTGAAGGCGATGGACGACGAACAGGAGTACTTGAAGCAGAAGTATGACTTGTTGATGCAGATCGGCGAAGAGAAGGAGTCGTCAAGCAAGAAAAGCGGAGTAAGTGTGAGAAGCAAGCGCGATCAAATGGAGAAGTGGCTGGCTGATAAAGGCTCTTCGGCGGATGGAGTGGGGCAGTCGAGGCGGATGACTACTCAAACGGAAACCACTGTTCCGCGACCAATTGTGAGTGTATCGGAAACCGGAGTGAGAACGATGGATGCAATCTCTACGAGGAAGGTGATGGACAACCCTTCAGTTCCGCTAAACCAAGGAATGTTGTATGCAGATCCAACCATTCCGGTTCAGGGTGGAAGTGTGACAGCATTGGCGCAATCGTACGAACTACTAGCGACGACAGCGGTCCCGAGTAGTGGACCCAACTACCCAGTGACGGTTTCTACGGCACCAGCGGTAACCGTATCAACAGGAGGAGCTGTATCTTCATTTACAGGCGCAGTTCCAGCGATTATTACGTCAACAAGCGCGACGGGTCGAACGGGAGCAGTGAGAATCCAGGAGTCTACTGCTTCTGGCATGGCACCATTCTACTCGTATCCAGAGATGAATATGCGGTCTTTGGCAGCAGCAGTGTCGGTGTCAACGAATCCGCACGTTTCAGGCGGGATTTGTGGAAATCAACCTCAGTATATGGTTTCAACAACGGGAAATTCTTTATCACAATTGCCCTGTTCCTTTCCATCAAACTCAGCGCAATTATCGGTGGGAAGTCAACCCGTGTTGCTAAGTGCAAGTTCGTTTCAGTATCCAGCTCCTTCCGAAGCTGTCATAGTGCAAAATCAGCCACGGTGGCATTCGGCGGGCCCAGACATTGCAGTGCCCACAAGTTCCACATTTCGCCCTATTCCATCTGTAGTCGATGCGTCCTCCGGTTTTCCGGTTAATGCACGTGTTTTTCCTGGGAATTACGCGACAGTTCCGAATCCAGTGGTACCAGAGCCTGCGGGAATCGGTTATGCGAGGAGCAATCCTCCAGTTCAGTCCTTAGGACCAACCGGTGCTCAATTGGCGGCGCGACAAGTTATGCCACGTGAACTGCCGAAGTTTAATGGTGACCCCCAGGAGTGGCCGATATTTTACAGTTCGTTCAAGAACACTACAGAAGTATGCGGTTACACGGATGCCGAGAATCTAGCCCGGTTGCAGCGAAGCCTAGGAGGTTCGGCGCTAGATGCAGTTCAGAGCCGTCTTCTGCTGCCAGCGTCAGTTCCCTTTGTAATGGATACCCTGCACAAGTTATACGGACGTCCGGAAATACTTATTAACTCCCTGTTGAAAAAGGTCAGAAGCGTTCCTCCACCGAAATCCGACAATTTGAACACCATCGTTGTGTACGGATTGGCGATACAAAATCTCGTCGATCACATTGTCCTTGCTGACCAACAAGCGCATCTAGCAAATCCAATGCTGTTGCAGGAATTGATTGAGAAGTTACCCACATCCTTAAAAATGCAGTGGGGTGCGTATAAGCAGCAGTTCGTGAGCGTCAACTTGGCGACGTTCAGCAGCTTTATGTCAGGATTAGTAAATCTGGCATCAGAGCTTAACATCGATGTGGATTCAGCCCAGAATCATCAGAGGCCATCTCGGGTCGACAAGCCTAGACATAAGGAAAAACTTTTCACGCACGTAAGTGAGTCATCGAGTGCATTGAAGAAGGAGAACACAGTTGGAGAATCATCGTCGAACACCTGTTCATACTGCGATAAAGTAAGCCATCAGATCGTGAACTGTTCCGGCTTCAAGGCGTTGGACATCGGGGGACGGTGGAAGGCTGTGAGGCAGAAGAACCTTTGTAGATTGTGTTTGATACCTCATCGGAAGTGGCCCTGCCGATCGAAGAAAGAGTGCAGCGCGGACGGATGTCGTATTAGGCATCATATTCTTCTACATAGTAATCGCTCGGATAACACTTCGATGCCCAGCGAGACCGTTCACCAAAATCATCATGGGATCAAATCGTTTTCCCTTTTTCGGTATCTACCGATCACGCTGTACGGGAAAGAAACGAAGGTGGACACTTTTGTATTCCTGGATGACGGATCATCGGCAACATTACTCGAAGAAGGAATCGCATCACAGCTAGGCATCGAAGGAGAGCCGGACAGCCTTTGGCTCAGTTGGACAGGGAAGATTGGTCGGCACGAGAAGAGCTCCAGGCGAATCAGTGTGAAGATATCTGGAGCAGAGAAGGAAGAGAAGCATTTGTTGAACGACGTTCGAACTGTCCGAGAGTTAGGACTCCCTAGGCAAACGTTGAACTACGCAGAATTGGCGAAAGCGTTTCCCCATCTTCAGGGACTTCCTGTATCCAGTTACGTCAATGCTAAGCCAGGAATGATCATCAGTATCGAGCATGTACGGATGCTTACAAGCCTAAAAACAAGAGAAGGTAGCAACAACGAACCAGTAGCCGCCAAAACCCGGCTAGGATGGTGCGTGTATGGCAGAAATTCCACAAACGAAGAGTCGACGGAACAGTTACATGTCCACGCTGTCGAGAACATAAGTAACAGCGAGCTGCACGATTCTATGAGAAAGTTCTTAGCAGTCGAAGATGCTATGGTGACGAATCAGCTAGAATCCGAAGAGGACAAACGAGCAAGAAGGATTCTGGAGGCAACAACGGTGCGGAAGGGCGCTCGAATCGAGACGGGACTTCTCTGGCGGAATGATAACATTTACTTTCCGGATAGTTATCAGATGGCGATGTGTAGATTGAAAGGGCTGGAGAAACGCCTAACGAAGGATCCCGAACTGCGTATGAGAGCAAATGAACAAATTAGAAGTTTTGAGCAAAAACAATACGTCCAGAAAGTGTCGCCAGAAGAGTTGCAGAGTGTCGATCCGGCACGCCGATGGTATCTCCCACTAGGAGTCGTGATGAATCCCAAAAAGCCCAACAAAATTCGTATGGTGTGGGATGCTGCAGCGAAAGTCGACGGAGTATGCTTTAACGACATGCTGCTGAAAGGGCCGGACCTCCTTGTACCGCTTGTGGACGTCTTGCTACGCTTCAGGGAGGGAAAGATAGCCATTTGCTCAGACATACGTGAAATGTTCCTGAGAATCTTAATAAGAGATGCTGATAGATGGTCACAGTGCTTCTTGTGGCGCAACAGCCCGGAAGACGACGTTCATACATACGTAATAAACGTTGCCATGTTCGGAGCGACCAGCTCTCCGTGTACTGCTCAGTTTGCCAAAAACCAAAATGCGCTCGACTTCGCTGAACAATACCCTCGGGCAGCAAATGCAGTGCTGAGAAGTCACTACGTGGACGACTTTCTCGACAGCGTGAACTCCGTGGAGGAAGCGGTTCGATTGTTCAAGGAAGTTCTGCTCATTCATTCAGCTGCTGGGTTGGAATTTGGCAAGATTCTCTCTAATTCACCGGAAGTACTTGCTCATCTGGGGGAGACTAGTCCGGTAGCCAGCAAACCATTGAACCTCGATAAAGAAGCGATCCATGAACGCGTTTTAGGAATAGTGTGGGTTCCTGCGGCAGACTACTTCACCTTCGATCCAGCAGGGCTTCAGGAAGTCTCGAAAAACAATGCAGTAGCGCCAACAAAAAGGCAAGTACTCCGAACAATAATGAAGCTTTATGACCCCTTGGGATTTGTGGCGCATTTCGTGGTGCATGGAAAAATTCTAATGCAGGAAATCTGGCGATCGGGAACAAACTGGGACGAACCCATTGCAGAGCATCTGTTGGCGATATGGAGCAGGTGGATCGAGTTGTACGAGTGCATCAACGAAGTCAAGATTCCTCGATGTTTTTTCGGCGATCTTCAACCGGGGGAAGTTGAAGAGattgaaattcacatgttcaCGGATGCCAGTGAAGCGGCATGCGCATGCGTTGCCTATGTGAGGATGTCGTCAAAGGGAAGTATCCAGTGTTTGATGGTAGCTGCAAAAACAAAAGTAGCGCCACTTCGGACGCTTTCAATCCCTCGCTTAGAACTTCAAGCCGCCATGATGGGATCCCGTTTGCTTCATAACATCTGTGCTGCTCTCACCCTCAACGTTCAGAAGCGTTTTTTATGGACAGACTCAGCTACGGTTCTAGCGTGGCTCCGATCGGACAATCGGAGATACCATCAGTTCGTATCTTTTCGCGTCGGAGGAATCTTGTCGCTCACTAGCGTGGACGAGTGGAATTACGTGCCGTCAAAACTAAATGTAGCCGATGACGCCACCAAATGGAATTCAGGACCGTCTTTCGACCCGGAGGGACGATGGTTCCAAGGCCCATCATTTTTGCGAGAACCAAAAGACAGCTGGCCGAAAGAATCTGCAAATAAAGTAAAGGAAATCCATGCAACGAGTGAAGAGATTCGTGTTGTGGCGGTGCACCAAAAGATAGAGGAAGTGATTGAACCCGAACGCTACTCAAGTTGGAATCGTATGGTTAGAACGATGGCCTACGTTTACTGGACGGTGATGATTTGGAAGCGTTTATCGGACAAGGACAAGCGAAGTTCGGGACCGGGGAAGGATGAATTCGTCAAGGCAGAGGAATCACTTTGGCGACAAGCGCAGGCGAACGTATACCCGGAGGAGATTTGCGATCTGAGGAATGATCGTAGAGTTGAGAAGCGAAGTCCGCTGCACAAGATGTCTCCATTTCTCGATGAGCAAGGCGTTATTCGGATGGAAAGCCGAATCGGGAACGCTCCACATCTTCCATATTCGGCCAAGTATCCCGTAGTAATGCCGAGGCATCATCGCATAACATTCCTACTGGTAGACTCCTACCATCGACGATTCCTTCACGCTAATGGCGAAACTGTTTGTAATGAGCTGCGGCAACAGTTCTATATCCCTAAACTTCGGGTACTGGTGCGAAAAGTTAGTCGTCAATGCCAGCACTGCAAAATACTGAAAGCCAACCCAACGCCACCAAGAATGGGGCCATTGCCTAGAGTCCGTCTTACGCCGTTCATTCGACCATTCACGTACGTGGGCGTGGATTATATGGGGCCTTTCATGGTAAAGATGGGGCGCAGCAGCGTGAAGCGGTGGATTTGTCTTTTTACCTGCCTCACAATCCGTGCAATACATTTGGAGCTAGTTCACACTTTGACGACAACATCCTGTGTAATGGCTTTTCGGAGATTTGTAGCAAGACGTGGGGCACCGTTAGAAGTCTTTTCGGACAATGGCACCAACTTTGTTGGTGCACATCGACAGTTAACGGAGGAGCTGCAAAGGATAAAGGAGATCAACGAAAGCTGCGCATCCACATTTACCAACGCACACACCCAGTGGCACTTTAATGTTCCGGCCGCTCCCCACATGGGTGGACCCTGGGAACGTATGGTGCGATCCGTTAAAGTAGCGATGCAGGCCGTGTCCAACAGCCTACGTCACCCTAGTGACGAAGTTATGGAGACGATCATGTTAGAGGCGGAAGGAATCGTAAACTCACGCCCCCTAACATACGTGCCCTTGGAATCCGACAACCAAGAGGCACTAACACCCAACCATTTTTTGTTGTACGGGTCGTCCGGTATTAAGCAACCGACGACCAATCCTGTTCACAACGGAAATATCCTCCGAGACAGCTATAGACTGGCGCAGCGCATTGTAGACGAATTCTGGACTAGGTGGACACGGGAGTACCTTCCTATGTTGACTAGGCGGGTAAAGTGGTTTGATCCAGTGAAGCCGTTAGAGCCTGGCGATATAGTCGTTGTTATAGGCGATACAGTAAGGAACCATTGGGAGCGAGGACGTATATTGGAAACCTATCCGGATAAATCCGGGCAAGTGAGGCGTGCAAAGGTGCAGACAACGAGAGGAGTTTTTATCAGACATGCTGTAAAGTTGGCTAAGCTCGATGTTGCAGAACCCACGGAAGCTGACGACAAGCCTCCGGAAACGGAAGTTGTTCACGGGGTGGAGGATGTCGACGATACCCCTCGTAGTAGCAGAAGAGCGGTGAAACAACTGTCCGTTCCCGCACGGTCGGTGTAAATGATCCCTAATGTCATACCACAGACCTGATCGCTAATTTCTGTAGGTATGAGTAGTTTGAAATTGACATCGAACATTAGTCAGCATTATTGAACACAACTGAATTGACGGTGATATATCGTTGCTCTATAAAGTGAGTTTTGGGCAAATTGTTAGTTTAGCGTAATATTCAAATAATCAATAATTTATTCTGCAGTCTATTTTGTTGAATTCGAGTTTTGGCAGATCTTAAGTTGCTTGTTGTGGGGAAAAGTTGTACGTAGAGGCTAAAATAAGGTATCTATACTTACCAGCAATGTCCGCATAACCTGAAATAGAAAGATAATTAGAAGTTACTTACCTTGCATATTAAATGTAGATCTGGCCAGTTGATCGGACAATCTAACTGAAATCCGGTGATTTGAGATCCTGTGAAATTTAGAAGAACACTGACAATGTAAGACACATTTGAGTACTACTTACCTTGTATTGCAATTAATTTTCCTACAATAAATTCTAGCTTAGTAGCTGCTTAGTCAGGCATCCTACAAGACGGTGTTTTAATCAACTTACGGGAACACACGATTtatgacgtttcggcctactgtcattcagccatcatcagatctaacCGAACCGAATGGCACAACCGAACCAACACGAGAATGGATAGATGTGTAAGAAAAGGGGGGTTTAGTAATAAAGCCACACTGGTGGCAGGAACATCGATTTGCATAAGTGagtgaagaaaattgtaagactaaattttaaaatgtaacgaattttcaaaatatattttagatctgatgatggctgaatgacagtaggccgaaacgtcataaatcgtgtttcagtgtgtttataatcaccgaaaaatatcaacaatttccaaACATAAAACTCGACGGTGACCAAAAcccttaagaataaaaaaaatgttagaaaacTTGGTGTCATATGGGTTTTCTTACACTCGGAAGAAAAGCAGAAGGTTCTTCAGAAAAAGTAAGCAGCGGGGTCGAAGCGATTTCGACATGATGAGGTTGCAGAAACCCGTTCGTCCCGTTGAGGAAGATTATTTATCAATACTGAGCGACAGTTTCCAGATGTATTGGTGAGATCGTTTCAGGCTACATTTACTCCATTCCTTCTGCAGGGCGTAAAACATCACTACTTATTTTGTTTTGGCACATTTTCGAATATCTTGGAGATGATATCttgtttcgtttcagagagcgagtaaaggcgcttaagcctaggcacaagGCCCAGGATACGgacta contains:
- the LOC134291888 gene encoding uncharacterized protein LOC134291888 produces the protein MKLYDPLGFVAHFVVHGKILMQEIWRSGTNWDEPIAEHLLAIWSRWIELYECINEVKIPRCFFGDLQPGEVEEIEIHMFTDASEAACACVAYVRMSSKGSIQCLMVAAKTKVAPLRTLSIPRLELQAAMMGSRLLHNICAALTLNVQKRFLWTDSATVLAWLRSDNRRYHQFVSFRVGGILSLTSVDEWNYVPSKLNVADDATKWNSGPSFDPEGRWFQGPSFLREPKDSWPKESANKVKEIHATSEEIRVVAVHQKIEEVIEPERYSSWNRMVRTMAYVYWTVMIWKRLSDKDKRSSGPGKDEFVKAEESLWRQAQANVYPEEICDLRNDRRVEKRSPLHKMSPFLDEQGVIRMESRIGNAPHLPYSAKYPVVMPRHHRITFLLVDSYHRRFLHANGETVCNELRQQFYIPKLRVLVRKVSRQCQHCKILKANPTPPRMGPLPRVRLTPFIRPFTYVGVDYMGPFMVKMGRSSVKRWICLFTCLTIRAIHLELVHTLTTTSCVMAFRRFVARRGAPLEVFSDNGTNFVGAHRQLTEELQRIKEINESCASTFTNAHTQWHFNVPAAPHMGGPWERMVRSVKVAMQAVSNSLRHPSDEVMETIMLEAEGIVNSRPLTYVPLESDNQEALTPNHFLLYGSSGIKQPTTNPVHNGNILRDSYRLAQRIVDEFWTRWTREYLPMLTRRVKWFDPVKPLEPGDIVVVIGDTVRNHWERGRILETYPDKSGQVRRAKVQTTRGVFIRHAVKLAKLDVAEPTEADDKPPETEVVHGVEDVDDTPRSSRRAVKQLSVPARSV